In Mycolicibacterium gadium, the genomic window CGGCCCCCGCGCCGGCCGAGTGATCGACGTCCCGGCCGCGGTTCGCGCACACCTGCTCGAGCACTTCGTCCGGGCTGGCATCACCGCGGACCCCGTCGAGGCCAGCGTCACGTTCCTTGGCACCGAACGTATCGATGTGCTGCGCTTCGGTCCCGATGGTGGCGGTGTCAGTCACTATGTGTCGGTTGGTTGTTCCCGTCACCCGATGTTCGATCCCACGGAGCTGGTGACCGACGCACTGCACGGTCCCCGCGCCGAGGCCGTCGTCGCGCTGCGAGGTCCGACGCCCAAGGGTCTCGCGCGCTCGCTGGCGATCCTGGCCGCGGCGCCCGCCGTCGAAGGCCTGATCCTGGAACCGGACGCGCTGATCGACCTGGAAACGCCGCTCTGGGAGGGTGCACCGTTCTCCGCTTTTCTGTTGGGCCGCAGCGACATCGAAGACATCGCATTAACCGATCCGCTGCCGCCGGTGACGGTGCTGAGCGCGACACCCATCACGGCCACCGAGGCGGCGTGGGTGCGACTCAAAGGTGCCGAAGCCATGCGCGAGGCGTGGACGCAGGACGGCGCCGACGTGCTTGATCCGTCCAGGAGAGCCGCGCAGCCGGGCTAGCGCCCAGCGCGGACCCGCGGTCTGCGAGACGGTTATCGCGCCCGTCCCGAACGCTTAGTGCCAAAGGAAATGGGTTGTCTCCAAGCCAGTATCGTCACGCGCTCGTCATATTAGAGTAAATGCTCTAGTATCTGACCCAGGCGACGGATAGGATTGGATATGGACGACAGGGTTCGGGTGGTGCTGGATGTCATCCAGGCAGTTCAGGACCGTGATGCCGAGACACTGGATCGGCTCTACCACGACGATCTTGAATTTCGTGAGCCACCCTCTTTGCCATACGGAGGCGACCTCGAGGGCAAGGCGGTCCTGCAGGAGCAGCTCGAATCGGACCCGCAGCGAACCTGGCTCGGAACCTGGGGTCCCCTGCAACCCACTGAGGCCGAGAGGCGGTTCGACCCGAGAGTTGTTGCGGTCAACGGTGACGAGGTTGTCGTGAAGTATTGGATGCGCGGCGTAGGACCCGATGGTGAACGATTCGAGTCAGAGGTGCTGGGCTTGTACGAGGTGCGCGATGGCAAGTTTGCACGCGCTCAGATGTTTCACTTCGACACCGCCGCGATGGTCGAATTCCTCAATCGGGCACGGTAGGAGTCGTCGATGGAGCGAGCGAAAACTCTGACGCCAGAACGTATGGGCAGCGCGATGCTCAGCCGACGGAGCGGAGCTCTGGCGGGTATCGCGTTGGCGGTGCTGTGGGCGCCGATGGCCTTGGTGATTCCCTTCTTCCCCAACCTGGCCGGGCCAACCGGAATCGGCGTCTTCTACGCCGACCATGCGAACTCGATGAAGTGGATCCTCGCCTCGATCAGCGTCGGCTTCATCGCGTTCTTCATCTTCGCCGGCCGACTGGTCGCGGATTTGATCCCATGCGGCTCGGGCTGGCTGTGGAGCGCTCTGGGGGGCGCGCTGATGTTCATGACCGCTCTCTGCGCAGCCCTTGGTGTCGACGCTGCAGCCGTACTGCTCTTCGAATCCGTTTCGCCCGAGACGGTCTGGACACTGCACGCTGTCGCGTTCCTGTTGGCCGCCCCGGCGGCTGGAGCCGGGGCTGTGTTTTTCGTTGCCGTGGCCGCTCTGGCCTTCGGCGGTACATGGCCGCGTTCCTTCGGATGGCTGGCGGTCCTTGG contains:
- a CDS encoding nuclear transport factor 2 family protein — protein: MDDRVRVVLDVIQAVQDRDAETLDRLYHDDLEFREPPSLPYGGDLEGKAVLQEQLESDPQRTWLGTWGPLQPTEAERRFDPRVVAVNGDEVVVKYWMRGVGPDGERFESEVLGLYEVRDGKFARAQMFHFDTAAMVEFLNRAR
- a CDS encoding suppressor of fused domain protein produces the protein MIDVPAAVRAHLLEHFVRAGITADPVEASVTFLGTERIDVLRFGPDGGGVSHYVSVGCSRHPMFDPTELVTDALHGPRAEAVVALRGPTPKGLARSLAILAAAPAVEGLILEPDALIDLETPLWEGAPFSAFLLGRSDIEDIALTDPLPPVTVLSATPITATEAAWVRLKGAEAMREAWTQDGADVLDPSRRAAQPG